From the genome of Vicia villosa cultivar HV-30 ecotype Madison, WI unplaced genomic scaffold, Vvil1.0 ctg.000442F_1_1_1, whole genome shotgun sequence, one region includes:
- the LOC131628323 gene encoding uncharacterized protein LOC131628323, producing the protein MDNNVTVDQGATRRTHTYTFHREGMVQLGQLGELVTGHNETVFSGNYGNILSLLYSRVDEWALSTLLQFYDPDIRCFTFSDYQLAPTLEEYSCLLNIKIQHRVPFVCVPEKPRLDYIANALYLSLGDVHDNWKKNGDTHGFYMSFLVEKAQEFADKGIWEAFNAILAALIYGIVMFPNIHKFVDLAAICLFMDKNPIPTLLADTYYSIHSRHGKRGAIRGCLPLLYKWFKSHLPASGPFVTSTQKWSQRIMGLTANDIVWYQFRTGISEVIIRCGNFGNVPLIGTKGCINYNPILALRQLGYTMKSGPSDREIYQSVYFEKGADPVALEEIRKAWNNIHIGERSTLGAKNAIAMEPYTDWVKERVKTLLLPFPRVPLLYAQPPKISETMVSRERFDQVRVANLRLKEKDRDMDLKRYFLKQTKNELARELKTLKGESSQARKRVRTEKDGKAVVAPAEDPQKVIEKAIKEEKEKLRREYQEDLKAHKLRLEKETKSPPDLLDGVSIALYIETLLFVSEPTRLRGLL; encoded by the exons ATGGATAACAACGTGACCGTCGATCAAGGAGCTACAAGGCGCACACACACTTATACTTTCCATCGCGAGGGTATGGTTCAATTGGGACAATTGGGTGAATTGGTCACTGGTCATAATGAAACAGTGTTCAGTGGCAACTATGGCAACATATTATCTCTTCTGTACTCGCGTGTCGACGAATGGGCCTTATCTACTCTCCTTCAGTTCTACGACCCAGATATCCGTTGTTTCACATTTTCAGATTATCAGCTAGCCCCCACTCTCGAAGAGTACTCTTGCCTCCTCAACATCAAGATTCAGCACAGAGTGCCTTTTGTTTGTGTCCCAGAGAAACCTAGGTTGGATTacattgccaacgctctttatttgagcttggGAGATGTTCATGATAACTGGAAGAAGAATGGTGATACACATGGCTTCTACATGAGTTTCCTGGTTGAAAAAGCTCAAGAATTTGCCGACAAAGGAATATGGGAGGCTTTCAATGCTATTTTGGCCGCTCTAATCTATGGAATTGTGATGTTTCCTAACATTCACAAGTTTGTTGACTTGGCTGCTATATGTCTTTTTATGGACAAGAATCCAATACCCACCCTATTGGCTGACACATATTATTCTATTCACTCTCGGCATGGTAAAAGGGGGGCTATTCGAGGTTGCTTGCCGCTGTTATATAAATGGTTCAAATCTCACTTGCCTGCTAGTGGTCCGTTTGTTACCTCTACTCAGAAATGGTCTCAGAGGATCATGGGACTTACTGCAAACGATATCGTATGGTATCAATTCCGAACAGGCATATCTGAAGTCATTATTAGGTGCGGAAACTTTGGTAACGTCCCGCTCATTGGGACAAAAGGATGTATTAACTACAACCCAATTCTAGCTCTTCGTCAGTTGGGTTATACCATGAAGAGTGGGCCTTCGGATAGGGAGATTTACCAATCCGTGTACTTTGAAAAGGGAGCTGACCCTGTAGCGCTTGAGGAAATCAGGAAAGCCTGGAATAACATTCATATAGGTGAGAGATCCACTCTGGGAGCCAAGAATGCCATTGCTATGGAGCCCTATACCGATTGGGTTAAGGAGAGAGTCAAGACACTTCTGTTACCATTCCCGAGGGTCCCTCTCTTATATGCACAACCTCCGAAGATATCAGAAACTATGGTATCAAGGGAACGTTTTGACCAGGTCCGCGTCGCCAATTTGAGACTGAAAGAGAAAGATAGGGATATGGATTTGAAGCGCTATTTCCTTAAACAGACAAAGAATGAACTGGCCCGTGAACTTAAAACTCTCAAAGGAGAGTCTTCTCAAGCCAGGAAGAGGGTTAGAACTGAAAAGGACGGAAAAGCTGTTGTCGCTCCTGCTGAAGATCCTCAAAAGGTTATAGAAAAGGCTataaaggaagaaaaagagaagCTCAGACGAGAGTATCAAGAAGACCTGAAAGCCCACAAGCTCCGACTGGAGAAAGAAACCAA ATCACCACCAgatttgttggatggggtctctattgctctttatattgaaACATTGTTATTTGTGTCTGAACCTACTCGCCTTAGGGGGCtattatga